The nucleotide window TGGGCCGCTAGCTCAATTGGTAGAGCAGCAGACTCTTAATCTGCGGGTTCCAGGTTCGATTCCTGGGCGGCTCACCATCGCGTTCGGTTCGCGGGGTCGCGGCCTCGATCCGGTCGCACCTCCCGCTCCCCGGTTGGCGTCGGCGGCGAACTCGGAGACGATCGCATGAAGGTCGAAGTCACGGACCTGGGTCCGGTCAAGAAGAGCCTCTCCTTCGAGGTGGAGCCGGACGAGGTGGCGAGGGAGACCGACGAGGTGGTCCGCCGTCTCGCGGCCCGCGTCCGCGTGCCCGGATTCCGGGCGGGCAAGGTGCCGCTCGGGGTGGTCCGGACCCGATTCGCCAAGGAGGTCGAGGAGGACGTCCGCGACCGCCTGATCGCCAGGCTGCACGCCGAGGCCGCACGGGACAAGGGGCTGAAGCCGCTGGGGGAGCCGGTGCTCGAGCAGCTCTCCCACGACAAGGACGGGCCGCTCACGTTCCGCACCACGTTCGAGGTCGCCCCGTCGATCGCGCCGAAGGGGTACAGGGGGGTCGAAGCGCGGGAGCCCGCGGTCGCGGTCTCCGACGCGGACGTCGAGCAAGCGCTCGGGGAGCTCCGCGAGGCGCAGGCCCGCCTCGTCGCGGTGGAGGGGCGCGCGGCGACCGCAGGTGACGTGATCGTCGTGGACGTCGACGGTCGGCCGGACGAGGGGGAGCCTTTCCGGCGGGAGCGCACGCTGATCGAGGTGGGCGCCACCGACAACCTGCCCGAGTTCAACGAGCGGATCCACGGAGCCGTCGCGGGGACCGAACTGGACTTCCCGGTGGCCTATCCGAAGGAATACGACAACGCGTCGCTCGCGGGGAAGACCGTCCGCTACCGCCTCGTGGTCCACGAAGTCAAACGCCGGGAGATCCCCGAGATCGACGACGAGTTCGCGCGCGACCTCGGGGAGTTCGAGGACCTCGGCGCGCTCCGGAAGCGCATTCGCGAGGATCTCGACGAGCGCCGGAAGCACGAGGCGCGGCTCGCGGTCCGGCAGGGTGTCCTGGACAAGGTCCTGCTCGAGAATCCCGCGGTCCTTCCGGACGTCCTCGTGGACGAGGAGATTCACCATCGCCTCGAGGAATTCGTTCGTACCCTGATGCTCCAGGGGATGGACCCGTCGAAGATCAAGGTGGACTGGAAGGAGATTCGCGACCGCCAGGAGGCCCCCGCCCGCAAGGCCGTCCACGCGCGCCTCGTCCTGGACGCGGTGGCCGCCGCGGAGTCCATCTCGGTGGAGAGGGAAGAGGTGGACGGGCGCATCGCCAAGGAGGCGGAGCGCGTCGGGGAGCCCAAGGAAGCGGTGCGTCAGCGGCTCGCGAAGGCGGGCGGCATCGAAGCCCTTCAAGATCAGCTAGTTAGGGAGAAAACGCTTGACTTCCTGACCTCCGTTGCTAATATTCAACGTGAGGAATGACATGCCTCTCGTGCCGATGGTCGTGGAGCAGACGAGCCGCGGGGAACGCGCGTACGACATCTACTCGCGCCTCCTGAAGGACAACATCGTCTTCCTCGGCATGCCCATCGACGACATGGTGTCGAGCCTCGTGATCGCCCAGCTCCTCTTCCTCGAGGCCGAGGACCCGGACAAGGACATCTCCGTCTACATCAACTCCCCCGGGGGGTCGATCACCGCCGGCCTAGCGATCTACGACACCATGCAGTTCGTGAAGCCGGACATCAGCACGATCTGCATCGGCCAGGCCTCGAGCATGGGTGCGGTCCTCCTGGCGGCGGGGACGCCCGGGAAGCGGTTCGCGCTCCCCAACTCGCGGGTCATGATCCACCAGCCGTGGGGCGGCTTCCAGGGACAGGCGTCCGACATCGACATCCAGGCCCGCGAGATCCTGAAGATGCGCGAGCGGTTGAACCAGATCCTGGCCGACCACACCGGCCGGTCCCTGGACAAGATCGCCAACGACACCGACCGCGACTACATCATGAGCGCGGAGGAGGCGCTCGCGTACGGGCTGATCGACC belongs to Terriglobia bacterium and includes:
- the tig gene encoding trigger factor — encoded protein: MKVEVTDLGPVKKSLSFEVEPDEVARETDEVVRRLAARVRVPGFRAGKVPLGVVRTRFAKEVEEDVRDRLIARLHAEAARDKGLKPLGEPVLEQLSHDKDGPLTFRTTFEVAPSIAPKGYRGVEAREPAVAVSDADVEQALGELREAQARLVAVEGRAATAGDVIVVDVDGRPDEGEPFRRERTLIEVGATDNLPEFNERIHGAVAGTELDFPVAYPKEYDNASLAGKTVRYRLVVHEVKRREIPEIDDEFARDLGEFEDLGALRKRIREDLDERRKHEARLAVRQGVLDKVLLENPAVLPDVLVDEEIHHRLEEFVRTLMLQGMDPSKIKVDWKEIRDRQEAPARKAVHARLVLDAVAAAESISVEREEVDGRIAKEAERVGEPKEAVRQRLAKAGGIEALQDQLVREKTLDFLTSVANIQREE
- the clpP gene encoding ATP-dependent Clp endopeptidase proteolytic subunit ClpP; translated protein: MPLVPMVVEQTSRGERAYDIYSRLLKDNIVFLGMPIDDMVSSLVIAQLLFLEAEDPDKDISVYINSPGGSITAGLAIYDTMQFVKPDISTICIGQASSMGAVLLAAGTPGKRFALPNSRVMIHQPWGGFQGQASDIDIQAREILKMRERLNQILADHTGRSLDKIANDTDRDYIMSAEEALAYGLIDQVIHRRDAAGSPGPVEAGR